The sequence CGAAAGTATTCTGTTTGTACCTTTTTTATGAAGCTATTTTTTGTTGATTCTATTTCAATAGGTGTGAGATAGCCTGTCTTGAGATCCGTCGTAGACCTagctaaattgtttgaaattctaaaacACCACGAAAGTACCCTACAAAATGTCATGAAtgatgaaaaaagttcaaaaataccTGAATCACGTTTTGTTACAGTAACTTCACTCGAAGTaagatttttcttcatttcaGGGACGTTTTCAAGATCTGCTGTTTGTGGAGTGGGCCAGTTATCAGGATCTCGCGATAGCCATGCTGGACCATGCCACCAGAGGTCTGATGTCAATAATCCAGCTGGATTGATTCCTCTTGAGATGATGTCTGCTGGATTATCTGAGGATGAAACATGATTCCAAATTCCTTCTTTCGTcagttcttgaatttttgtagATCTGTTGGAAACATAAGTTTCCCACTTGTAAGAGGGACCCTTAATCCATGCGAGTGTGATCGTCGATCCACACCAGAAAATTGAATAATCGAATTTCATATCCAGTGACGTAATAACCTTGTGAAAATATCCAGCCAGCAATAGAGCTCCACAAAGTTCTAGACGaggcaaataaatatttgttaatggaGCCACTCTCGATTCACTACACAACAGATTGACTCTGACATTTCCTTGATCATCCATCGCACGTACATAGATAGATGCTCCGTAAGCCTTCTCAGAAACATCACAAAACCCGTGCAATTCTATTTTAACTGGGTTGTTACATAGAATGAGTCGTGGAACACTGATTTGGTCGAGATTATCCAGTTCGTCTCGAAACTCTATCCATTCTGCATGCATTTTTTGAGGCAAATTTTCATCCCAATCTAACTTGACTTTCCAAAGTTCTTGGAGGAANNNNNNNNNNNNNNNNNNNNNNNNNNNNNNNNNNNNNNNNNNNNNNNNNNNNNNNNNNNNNNNNNNNNNNNNNNNNNNNNNNNNNNNNNNNNNNNNNNNNtcgcttctcgaagtcaagaagaaccatgtcaggcctcgagtgagcaacagaaacaattgtccagaatataaagttccagtatatgcggcacttcccattctcaacaattgattcaatttccctaggagcatttagagaagcgatattaaggtgaatgccgtatgagtgacagagatggcaataaagcactcttagtgccgcattgtgcctttgaatgtaggtcgttcccgcgtgagtatatatatatataatttattttctgtagTGTTACATTGtttcttattaaataaacaaaattatatacaGTTTATGAGCTTTTAATTTAGAACAGTTACGCGTTCGAACAAGTTTATTTAGTAACTATTTATAATCTACAAAAggcgaaaatcataaaatgtagtaaatgttcaaatataatatttcagtCTCGGCTTTGACCAGGTTTTTACTCGCGATTCAAGTTCATCCCAGTTTTCTCCCAGTTCTCCCGGGTGAGTGGTCACTTCGTTAACGTGCGAGAAGCTAGTGCACAGCTAGTAATACACAATATAGAGTCAAGCTATTTTCAACTATGACTTTAgaaaaagtattataataaatatgcAGCCCTACCCAAAAACAATGCGCAAATAAAATAAcgtaaacaatgcaaaaatatacatataaatcatttttagctCTAGATTTTAAAAATCTGACAGTTAGAGGAGTTTGGTCGGGAATTAAGAAGCTTTGGAGTTTAAAACGCTTTAGAAACTTAAAATACTTTAACTAGCACTGTCTTAACTAGCAATACCACCAAAGATACATCAAAGATGAGAATGTATGTAAAATGAAGCCGAAGAAAATATTCAGATCTATCTATCTATCCTAAAAAATTGGGCTAGCGGTACTTTCATATCAGCTTTGACTTACTATGGAAACTTGACGAGCCGAGAGTAAATGCGGTGTAGAGTTAGTAAAGgagcaaaaatgaatttaaaaagattaagcgTAACAACGGTTTGAAAGAGCGCCAGAGGTAAAGCGGATTGAAATACGTTAAGAGCAGAAACGGGTTAGACGCATAAACCGTTTCTCCTTGCGGCCGTAATTCAACCTGTTTCCCTGCAGTATGGTGACAACCCATTTTACGTCGTACCAAAAAACAGCATATTGCCTGTAAACTATGACATTTTATGTATtcacaaaatcaaaaatattattctctcttcaacaaatgaattttttaagatcaaTCTCACTAAAATTTCTGACATTGTAGTAATAAGCTTCAGACCTGGTCTCTAAAGCTTAGGTAATTGAATCAACTCGATGATTTTCATCTTCGATTCTGGATAGTAGTCAGGAGAATATTCAGTACACAGTCCGCTGGAAAAAATTCACAAACATGATTTACTGTAGTCAAGAAATTCCGAATCATAATATAATCCattattcattgaaataaatatattttcatgatcTAATGTTACCATGAAGGTGGTTccataatttctcaaaattcaatttataatattctgTAAATGGTTCTTTTAATactaaatgacaaatttttccGGGCGGCTTCAATAAAAGTGCCCAGGCGTCGCAGGACCTAACAAGCTTCGACTACaccactgtttatttaaaataaaaataaaaattgattacaacAAAATTAAAGCAGCAATAGTTAGCAGTTGCTAGTTTCCACCCAATAAATCTTTCATATTAAACATAAGGATAAAAGAAATGACTTTCCGTCAGGTTCCAATTTATGACATAATTTCTCCATCCCTTtatgatagaaaaattcgttcaaATTGGACGTAATCTCTAAAACTCTTTTACTCGCGTCAAAGCGCGAGTGcattgaaaagtaaaaatggCAGCAACGAACATGCAGCGTATCGAATTGGTTGAGTAGGCAAGGAAAAAATTCGAATACATAACTCATCTAAAAGCAAAAAGACGagcaaaaaaatccataaaaaagtAGTCGCGTACACGTAATCCGGATCAGGCTTAGCGTCGTATATAAGTACCGACCGTGAAATTAAAAAGGTAGAAAAAGGCATCTGCCCATAACCAAAACTAAAAAACCTAAAAGCAATCGCTCAAAATAGGTCGcgatattgttttaaaaaaatatcatatacGTATTCAATAACTGAATTCAAATGCGAGAACTTTCCTGCAAATATACATTTCCAGATTTTATAAACCACTATGTATTTAATATATAAAGCTTGTTCCAAATAAGATTGAGATCCTACTCCTCAGGGTCCGTTCCAGTATTACGTAGCGCAATTTTCCTTGAATATTACGACCCCCTAACTCCCTTTAAATGCCGGTTTTACCAGTTCCCGTATATTTTCTCTTCCTTGTGTTATACTGGGCTAGACATTTCCCCCTCATGTGCGTTACGAATCACTTGAACGGCTCcttatattttcatgttaaaagtacttttcacagattttaaagtttatatcatcccgagtcgaaatatagaccctactttgacgctccaagtAGAAGTATTGTCCCTATTTTGGGGCTGATtgttctactagctcctacgtagtcactcctaaagatattttcattctattttgcttctgtataaacTTCAGCCCCTACATTGCAGGTCTTGcttctatattcttgagttttactcatctctcctttaaagctccatattctctgTACAATTTCAAGGAGAGAGAAGTCTTTTCTAATCTGTCgactgcaagcaaaaggaaaaattcaaactagcaataatattttaaagatagttataaagaacccagatcaCAAAACCCccaaaaaaggtatcaaacacacgagaagaaacgtcaaaagaaaaaggtaagaaagatacaaatcttttgcattgagttttttctgtgcCACCAAAAATAACTCTAAATTAATTACCGCATATtctaaagaaatagattttcctttcacacaattttcttttgcattgaagaatcacgaaattgaatgatttcaaattaaaaatatagaaaaaagggcaatgtcgaaaccttaaaaattgaatattttaaaattagatcattggaaattatttatacttagaatcgtttaaaattaaataattaaaaattacaaacttttgaatttgaacaattataaattcaaagcgatcaagatttgacaatttaatattgaaaactaaattgatctttcaaagttgaagcttctgaaattctagaatttaaaattttgattacaaaacgaaattataatttgaacttcaagctaattatgcgaattgttataaaatcaataaacTAATTGAATTATGCTAAActaactttcaaactaaataataattttaaatgggatacatttaaaaaaatctactcgaGAACAATTAAACTTACAAAAactcaccaaaaattgtgatattaaaacttttttatagccaaagcctttaaaattgcaattatttgtgTTAAACTCAAATCgtataaaaactaataattttttaattgctcattccaattttcttcgaagtttgaaaacatgaaaaaagtataatttcctttaaaaacggtcagcgatgattgctattcgtacgttattctccaaaaatccGACGttgctaaaaaggctctgtttgtttgttattcaagttacaaaatgctaaaaaaagcataatttttcacATATGAACTGCCTGTTAtgtagcattcattgattttacttcaaaaaggtgaaaaactaatagatttacaatcgattaacaaatcctaataacttagatgaagttcgtgcaatctgttcaattgttataaacaaattcatgaaCACAATCGATCATTGCTATAttttgaagcctggaagttcttttcatcacgcTTTTCAccgcgaaatcgagtgaaattaatgtttggttgaaatcaaacactaaagtataatttttttgcttgttataaacaaattccatcaaaaaatttaataaataagcgcctctgtatacATAACATGCATTTTttgcgcaatcattaggtttgccttcaaaaatgaaaatttcctgagacaatcaaaatatttaccattgttgtaaacaattatgCTCagcaaatgcatttaatagatgCTTTCAAATAGGATAAatctctttcttgatgaaatgttgattttatcgtaaaaatgaaacttttctatcaaagaatgaccgtttaatacatttgttaatcagtattgtttataacaatagtaaatattctgatttttaatttctgtcatggaattttcatttttaaaggcaaacctaatgattgcgcagaaaaaaatacaatttatatatacagaggcgcttatttattaaattcgtttatgaaatttgtttataacaatataaaaaattatactttagtgttttatttcaacgaaacattaatttcactcgatttcgcgggTAACAACGTGAtaaaaagaacttccaggcttcaatctgcagtaataatcgattttgttcataaatttgtttataacaattgaacagattgcacgatCTTCATTTAAGATATTAGTATTtattaatcgattgtaaatctatcagttttttatctttttgaggtTAGATCAATGAATTATatagaacaggcagctcaaatatgaaaaattatggttttttggctTTTTACAACTTgcataacaaacaaacagagcctttttagcaaaatcgccctcGACAAACCTCTTCAGCATTTAATTagcttaaatttaataaaaaagatgaaatcgaatgaaaattgtaggctctggatcattttgaaccccaattttctaattccccACACTAtgcgaggggtcgatcactccaatattcctgatactttcactaaatattcccatacacgtattttttcaatattcttggtattctttttaacctcaaatatttttgatatcccaaaagattccaaaatatcccgaaatattcacaaatattctgacatattcctcaatttccctttgcgctctacaagcttttgaacattccaaattatttaaaatgattttaaaaaatgtcaataaatttcacaagattttatgtaatattgtgtaattacaaaatatgttcaagtgtttaaaaggattttaatgaatttcaaaataatttaacaggattaaaattttttttaattaaaaaagattaaagttcataaatgaatttcaaaagatttcaagttattttaaagaattgtaaaatatttcacaagaattccaaaaagtacaagaattttcaagatattttagaaactttaaaatagttttgatgagttcaagaaatttttagtgattttaagggattttgtggcatttcagTTGATTTAACCCGTCGGCGCCCAAggtttttttgtctcaaaattttcgTGAAACTCAAGCATAATTATGACTTGGGTATTAATACAGTAGGTGCCAAGTTTTGTCAAGACGCGTCCAGCCGTTTCAGAACTACGCTATGATGACACATGGCATCACTGGGCGTAAATCACAATCTATACAAATAACTATGCGTCTGCGTTCGCAGCAATGCCATATGGAACTCATAGGCGCTGAAGTGtgaatatagtttaaaaagtctgtaaaggaatttaaaatattacgaagcattttaaataatttcaaaaagattcgaaagagtttaaggatcttcatgtaatttaaaaatatttttatgtatagaAAGAGATTTCCAGGAGTTTGAAGGGATTtgacgggagttatttgattaaaattttttttttaatttataatcgaatttcaaaagatttcgaattatttaaaagagttcaagatatttttaatgattttaaaaggttataagtaatattgaaaatttgttaaggaatttcggtagaattcaaatgagttttaagattttaaagtaatttgaaaatataaataatgttcttgaattctttaaagtctgttaaatcttttgaaatctttggaaatttgtggaaatcctttgatatctttaaaatttctgaaagtatatactgaatttgttcaaatcttttaaaatatcttgaaatatttttggatttagtttaaatcttgtttaagcacataaaatatacaataataatttgtaacatttctgaaacctaaaatcttagtacatatattattataagcgtagcaat is a genomic window of Belonocnema kinseyi isolate 2016_QV_RU_SX_M_011 chromosome 8, B_treatae_v1, whole genome shotgun sequence containing:
- the LOC117178650 gene encoding uncharacterized protein LOC117178650 produces the protein MHAEWIEFRDELDNLDQISVPRLILCNNPVKIELHGFCDVSEKAYGASIYVRAMDDQGNVRVNLLCSESRVAPLTNIYLPRLELCGALLLAGYFHKVITSLDMKFDYSIFWCGSTITLAWIKGPSYKWETYVSNRSTKIQELTKEGIWNHVSSSDNPADIISRGINPAGLLTSDLWWHGPAWLSRDPDNWPTPQTADLENVPEMKKNLTSSEVTVTKRDSGIFELFSSFMTFCRVLSWCFRISNNLARSTTDLKTGYLTPIEIESTKNSFIKKVQTEYFRTEIQALEQKREISNSSKLKSLQPFLDDSGLLRVDGSLRFAPISYDQKYKIILPADNILTRLIIMDKHSRFRVRPVGTEYIMGNLPAARVTPSRPFNSCEVDYAGPYLVKDRPRSKTITKAYLFIFVCFATKAVHLELAADLSTSGFLSCFHGVISRRGLPQDVYSVNGANFVGAKN